Genomic DNA from Thermobifida alba:
GCCGACCACGATGAGCTTCTCCGGGAGTTCGTTGAGGTCGTACAGCTGCCGCCAGGTGAGGATGCGTTCGCCGTCGGGGCGGGCGGTGGGCAGCTCGCGCGGGTGCGCCCCGGTGGCGATGAGCACCACGTCGGCGCGGATGCGCTGGTCGCCGACGGCGACGATGTGCGGGTCGACCAGCCTGGCCTCACCGGTGATGATCTCCACGCCCTCGGTGCGCAACCGGGTCGCGGTGTCGACGGACTGGGCCTGCGCCAGCCGTTTGACCCGGGCGTTGACGGTTTTGAGCTCCACCCGGACCAGGTCCTTGTCCTCGGGCTCGTTGCCGACGATGATGCCCAGCGTCGCGGCCTCCTTGACGTAGGAGGTGCGGACCGAGGTGGCGATCAGCGTCTTGGAGGGCACGCAGTCGGTGAGCACGGAGGCGCCGCCGATGCCGTCGCGTTCGATGACCGTGACGTCCGCCCCCAGTTGTGCAGCGACGAGGGCCGCCTCGTAGCCTCCGGGTCCGCCTCCGATGATGACGACCTTCGTCACGTTCCATCCACTCCTTCAACATCCTTCGGCCGCGAGGTCCTCGTGGTGGACACGCCCCGGCCGGGTGGGCCACGGGCGCCGGTGTCGCCTACTGGTCGGTGTCTCCATTGTCGCGCATGCCGAAGGCGGCGATTCGGAAAGCGCGGCGGCCCCGAAAGCCGTAGCATGGCCCGCGTGCCCCTATACGCCGCATACGCCACCAATCTCGATCCGGACCGGATGGCCGAACGCGCGCCGCACTCGCCGCTGTGGAACACCGGTTGGCTGCAGGGCTGGAGACTGACCTTCGGCGGCGGCCGCTCCCAGGGGGAGGGTGCGCTGGCCACCGTGGTGGAGGACGCCGGTTCCAGCGTGTTCGTGGCGCTCTACGACATCGCCGAATGGGATCTGCAGGAGCTGGACGGCTGGGAGGGCGGCGACCTCGGCGTCTACTCGCGCATCAAGGTGCGGGTCACCACCCTGCTGGACGGGGAGGTCACCGCGTGGACCCACGTCCTCAACGACTACGAGGGCGGGCTGCCCACCGCCCGGTACCTGGATCTGCTCGCCACCGCGGCGGAGAAGGCCGGGGCACCCGCCGACTACGTGCTCGACCTGCGTTCCCGGCCGTGCGAGCCGGGCTGACGGCGGAGGATTCCCGGGACGGAGGAGCCGCGTCCGCACGGTGCGCGGCACACGCCCGCCCCCTCCCGAGGAGGTGGGTTCCGAACCCGCCGACCGGCACCGGACGCGGCGTGGCGAGCAGCATCCCGGGGTCGAGATGGTCCGCGCCGGTGCCGTGGCCGACGGTTCGTGACGCTGCGCATCCCCGGCGCTGGTCCACGCGACCCGCGCCGGGGCATGCTCACCGCTCTCGGGTGACCCGCGTTCCACCCGAGGGCACCGGGTCGGCTGCGGTCCGCGCACCACAACCCCCCGACCTCTTTAGGCATGCCTAACCTAACTTACACTGTCGGTCTGGTCAAGTGCGGGTCCGGTCACATCACCACCAGCGATCCCAGACACAGCGCCACCGGGACGGCCAGCGCCGCCACCGCGTCGGGCGACCACACCACCGTCGGCACCGACGAGGCGTCCCCGCTCCCGGAACGGGCCCTGCGCCGCTCCGCCTCCGACCGCAGCGCCCACGCCACCCGCTCCGCGGGGCGCATCTGCCGCGGATCGTCGCGCTCCTGCCCGAAACCGTTGAGCCGGCGCAGGTTCTGCCGCACCTCGGCGCGTTTGCTCTCCCGCATCGACCAGGAGCGGAACACCCGGTCGCCGGCGTGCACCCGCAGCACGTCGGTGACGTCGGCCCAGGTGAAGGCGGACCAGGGCACGAAGACCTCGCGCAGCGGGTTGACCAGGCGCACCCCCTCCTCGGTCGTCACGACCTTGGGGCGCACCCCCAGCACGTAGGCGGCCCCCACGGTGACCAGCAGCACCGCACCGGAGACCACCGCGCGGACATCGCTCCCCCGCACCACCAGGTCGACGAGCAGGAACACCGAGAGCACCACCCAGGCCCATCCCAGGACGTGCGAGACGGGCTGCCGGAAGGTGGTCACCGTACTTCCCACTTGAGCTGGGCGAACCCCGGCTTGATCCGGCCGTTGATGAGCGCCAGGCGCTCGTCGAACGGCGCGAAGGCCGATTTCATCGCGTTCACCGTGAACCACTCCAGATCGTCCCAGTCGTAGTCGAACGCGTCCACCAGCGCGGCGAACTCGTCAGACAGCGTAATCCCCCCCAGCAGCCGGTTGTCGGTGTTGACCGTGACCCGGAAACGCAGCCGGCGCAGCAGCCCGATCGGGTGGGCCGCGATGGAGGAGGCCGCCCCGGTCTGCACGTTCGAACTCGGACACATCTCCAGCGGAATGCGCTTGTCCCGCACGTAGGCGGCGAGCCGTCCCAGCCGCGCCCCGCCGCGGGCGCCGTCGTCCGCCTCGATGTCGTCGACGATGCGCACCCCGTGCCCCAGCCGGTCGGCGCCGCACCACTGCAGCGCCTCCCAGATCGACGGCAGTCCGAACGCCTCCCCCGCGTGGATCGTGAAGTGCGCGTTCTCCCGCCGCAGGTACTCGAACGCGTCCAGGTGCCTGGTGGGCGGATGCCCCGCCTCGGCTCCGGCGATGTCGAACCCGACCACCCCGTCGTCCCGGTAGCGCACGGCGAGCTCGGCGATCTCCCGGGACCGCGCCGCGTGCCGCATCGCGGTCAGCAGCGTGCCCACCCGGATCTCCGCGCCGCGCGCGGCGGCCCT
This window encodes:
- a CDS encoding gamma-glutamylcyclotransferase — translated: MPLYAAYATNLDPDRMAERAPHSPLWNTGWLQGWRLTFGGGRSQGEGALATVVEDAGSSVFVALYDIAEWDLQELDGWEGGDLGVYSRIKVRVTTLLDGEVTAWTHVLNDYEGGLPTARYLDLLATAAEKAGAPADYVLDLRSRPCEPG
- a CDS encoding PH domain-containing protein, which gives rise to MTTFRQPVSHVLGWAWVVLSVFLLVDLVVRGSDVRAVVSGAVLLVTVGAAYVLGVRPKVVTTEEGVRLVNPLREVFVPWSAFTWADVTDVLRVHAGDRVFRSWSMRESKRAEVRQNLRRLNGFGQERDDPRQMRPAERVAWALRSEAERRRARSGSGDASSVPTVVWSPDAVAALAVPVALCLGSLVVM
- a CDS encoding adenosine deaminase yields the protein MTSHRPTLEQIRRAPKVLLHDHLDGGLRPRTVVELADAVGYPDLPADDPEELGAWFTAAAASGPLERYLETFRHTVAVMQTREALERVAAECAEDLAADGVVYAEVRYAPEQHLVAGLRLEEVVEAVQAGFAEGCRRAAARGAEIRVGTLLTAMRHAARSREIAELAVRYRDDGVVGFDIAGAEAGHPPTRHLDAFEYLRRENAHFTIHAGEAFGLPSIWEALQWCGADRLGHGVRIVDDIEADDGARGGARLGRLAAYVRDKRIPLEMCPSSNVQTGAASSIAAHPIGLLRRLRFRVTVNTDNRLLGGITLSDEFAALVDAFDYDWDDLEWFTVNAMKSAFAPFDERLALINGRIKPGFAQLKWEVR